Proteins encoded by one window of Arabidopsis thaliana chromosome 2, partial sequence:
- the cycp3;1 gene encoding cyclin p3;1 (cyclin p3;1 (cycp3;1); CONTAINS InterPro DOMAIN/s: Negative regulatory factor PREG (InterPro:IPR012389), Cyclin-like (InterPro:IPR011028), Cyclin-related 2 (InterPro:IPR013922), Cyclin (InterPro:IPR006670); BEST Arabidopsis thaliana protein match is: cyclin p3;2 (TAIR:AT3G60550.1); Has 1274 Blast hits to 1274 proteins in 212 species: Archae - 0; Bacteria - 18; Metazoa - 174; Fungi - 605; Plants - 231; Viruses - 0; Other Eukaryotes - 246 (source: NCBI BLink).), translated as MDSLAISPRKLRSDLYSYSYQDDSNTVPLVISVLSSLIERTLARNERISRSYGGFGKTRVFDCREIPDMTIQSYLERIFRYTKAGPSVYVVAYVYIDRFCQNNQGFRISLTNVHRLLITTIMIASKYVEDMNYKNSYFAKVGGLETEDLNNLELEFLFLMGFKLHVNVSVFESYCCHLEREVSIGGGYQIEKALRCAEEIKSRQIVQDPKHHHHHQFSRIML; from the exons ATGGATTCCCTAGCGATTTCTCCAAGGAAGCTCCGATCAGACCTCTACTCTTACTCTTACCAAGATGATTCCAACACAGTACCTCTAGTCATCTCTGTTCTCTCGTCTCTGATCGAACGAACTTTAGCTAGGAACGAGAGAATCAGCCGGAGCTACGGTGGTTTTGGTAAGACACGTGTCTTTGATTGCCGGGAGATTCCTGATATGACTATTCAATCATACCTAGAGAGAATTTTCCGGTATACCAAAGCCGGTCCATCGGTTTACGTCGTGGCTTATGTATACATTGACCGGTTCTGTCAGAATAACCAAGGTTTCAGAATCAGTCTTACCAATGTACATCGTCTCCTTATCACAACTATCATGATCGCTTCCAAATACGTCGAAGATAT GAACTACAAAAACTCGTACTTTGCGAAAGTAGGAGGATTAGAGACAGAAGATTTGAACAATTTGGAACTGgagttcttgttcttgatggGATTTAAGTTGCATGTGAATGTGAGTGTGTTCGAGAGTTACTGTTGTCATCTAGAAAGAGAAGTGAGTATTGGAGGAGGTTATCAGATCGAAAAAGCATTGCGTTGCGCTGAGGAAATCAAATCTAGACAAATTGTTCAAGACCCtaaacatcatcatcaccatcaatTTTCTCGAATCATGTTGTAG